Within Synergistaceae bacterium, the genomic segment AGAGAATTGGGGGACTTTGATGAATTATTGCTTTCGGTCGACACCGCGGGACGCTTTGCCAGCCATCTGCGTCAAAGCCATCTGAGTCAAGTAGAGGACCTCTTCCCAAATTGCGGCCCGATTGCTGGACTCTACTCAGCATTGCGCCATTGTGTTTCTCGATGGCTATTGGCGGTGAGTTGTGATATTCCTCTATTTTCTCGTGGTTTAGCCGAGTACCTCTCTACGTACATTGCCAACGAATATGACGCTGTCGTCGCAGTGACCAGAGAGGGACGCATTCAGCCGTTGTGCGGAATTTATTCCAGCAGTATATGCGGTCTGCTGGAAAAACAGATCGTCAGCAAGGATTATCGTATGATGCACGTTATCGAGAAGCTGAATGTAAAATATGTGTCGTTGCGACATTCAGCCTATGCTGATGAAATGATTCAAAATGTGAATACACCAGAACAATACGCGGATATGCGTCGAAAGATAGAAGGACCGCCGGTGATCGCGGTGAGCGGTATCAAAAATTCCGGCAAGACGACGCTTTTGGAAAACATTATTCCCTTACTCAAAAATGAAGGTTTGAGGGTTGCGGTCATTAAGCACGATGCTCATGATTTTGTCCCAGATGTCCCAGGAACAGACAGTTTTCGTATGAGACAAGCTGGAGCTCACGGTGTAGCGGTATACTCGAAACATCGATACATGGTCATTGCTAAGCAACTGGACATTACTTTCAAGAATTTATTTCAATATTTTCCTGAAGTCGATTTGTTTTTGCTGGAAGGCGGAAAGAACACACTGTATCCAAAATTGGAAATTCTTCGTTCCACTGTGTCCACCACACCAGTTTGTGACCCGGATACGACTATTGCCGTTTGCGCCGATCTTGACGAAAGTCCGCACGAAAGTCCGCATAAGAATATCTTGCGTATTGACGATTATAAAGGAATTACAGAGTTTTTGTTACAATATCTAGAAAAAGAAGGAAAATTATACAAGACACATAGGGATAAAACATCAACTACGCTATACTCACAAGCAAATAGATTTGCTATTCTTTAGATGATAAGTGTCTACAGCAAGCCTTACTTCTTTTAGTATGTGTACTTCCTCCCTACAAAACCCCCACAGATACCGTGTCTTGAAAGTCTTGACCCGTTCCCACAATGTCGAGACTCGCCTCACCTTGGTTCAGTCAACCGTGAAGGCCATCATCTCCGGCAAGGACGTTGGGTCTCATGGAAATCGAGTGTTGGCTCAAGACATTATCTCGATCACGAATACCGTAGGGGTAAAATTTCAAATTTCAAGGC encodes:
- the mobB gene encoding molybdopterin-guanine dinucleotide biosynthesis protein B, which gives rise to MKHIGAVIIAGGMSRRMGRDKATLPLGEATFLERISRELGDFDELLLSVDTAGRFASHLRQSHLSQVEDLFPNCGPIAGLYSALRHCVSRWLLAVSCDIPLFSRGLAEYLSTYIANEYDAVVAVTREGRIQPLCGIYSSSICGLLEKQIVSKDYRMMHVIEKLNVKYVSLRHSAYADEMIQNVNTPEQYADMRRKIEGPPVIAVSGIKNSGKTTLLENIIPLLKNEGLRVAVIKHDAHDFVPDVPGTDSFRMRQAGAHGVAVYSKHRYMVIAKQLDITFKNLFQYFPEVDLFLLEGGKNTLYPKLEILRSTVSTTPVCDPDTTIAVCADLDESPHESPHKNILRIDDYKGITEFLLQYLEKEGKLYKTHRDKTSTTLYSQANRFAIL